TCAGACTCCCGTTTCCAATCACGCTTGTTGTTTTTCCTGAAACGTTATGAGAATAGTGCATAATATTGATATACACGTATATTGCTTTCCGTGGTATAATGTTATTAGTAGAAAAAACGATTATAGAGGATGATTTTACTAGTGACAAAAAAACCATTAGCGTGGATTGTAGACAGTACTGCCTATGTTTCCGAGGAGCTACAACAACATCCGGATTTCTTTTCGGTGCCACTCAATATACATTTCGGAGAAAAGCAATACGTTGATGGCGTTGATCTAACGCCAGAGCAATTGTACGGGAAAATTAAGAATGCGGAAGAGTTTCCGAAAACGTCACAACCTTCCGCAGGCGAATTTTCTGAGCGATATAAAGAAATCGCTGAGAACTACGAAGAAGCAATTGCAGTCCATGTTTCCGCAAAAATGAGTGGTACGTTGGCATCTTCTCAAGGTGGAGCTGAAATTGCTGGTTTTCCAATCACATTTGTCGACTCCCTTTCCCTTTCCTATGGGCTTACAGGATTAATTCAACGTGGAATGGAAATGCATGAAAATGGTTCAACGGTTCTAGAAATTAAAGCAGCGTTAGACAACATGGTTGGTAAATGCACCAACTTCATTCTCATCGGTAAACTTGACCAATTATACAAGGGCGGACGCATGAGTGCTGCTCAGTTTTACTTAGGTAGTCTGTTAAAAGTGAAACCAATTGTTCAAATTTCCACAGAGGGAGAACTTACAGCAATCGATAAAGTACGTTCCGAAAAAAGAGCCTTGCAATATTTAATCGACAAAGTAGCTGATGGACACCGCGCTGGTGTTAATAAAATCTACTTGATGCAAGGAAATGTTCCAGAGCAAGCCGAGCATTTGAAAAAGCTGATTATAGAACAGGTACCTAATGTGGAAGTTGAAATCGGAGATATTAGTTCAGTGCTTGCCGTTCACGCCGGCGAAGGCACGCTTGCAGTTTTGTGGTATGAAGAATAAAAAATGCAGCCCGTAGTTAGTTTACGGGCTGCTTTTTTCACGTGAAGTTATCATTGATCTTGTAAAAGATATATCTGGCATTCGGCCTGTATGCATACGAGTCTTTATAGTCCCAAGTGCGATGCCTCACATTATACGTATGCGCATTGACAAGCGACTCTAAGCCATTTTTCGCAGTCACAATCGTTGAATGGTCATATCTACCGTCGTTTTGAAAATCATAGACGATGACATCGCCGAGATCCAACTCTTCTGCAGAGCCAACCTGTGTTGCTGTCATACCGCGTTTGGATCCTGCAAGATACCATCTAAGTGAATGCGGCGTCGACCAACTCAAACTCCATTTACCGCCGCCAATCCACCATCCCGTTTCCCGATTTGGATAGCCCCACATCGGTGCCCCGCCCGCCCGCAGACATTGTGAAACATAATTTGTACAGTCGTCAACTTCGAACTTCGGATAAGCTGGATTATAGCCATCCCACCATTTATCCGCATACCGCACAGCAGCTAACCGGTCGTACACCACTGATCTCCTCCTGTTCCAATCTATGAGTTTTCAACCATCCCCATGAATCAAGCCAGAGCATTTAAGGTATTTTCTCGAAACGACCAATACAAACTTGCAACCGACTAACGCGCTTATACAAACAACCAATGCTGACACCGAAGCGACTATAGCAACGATTCAAACGACCAAAACATATGAATCTCTCTAGAACAACAAAAAAACACCCAAACCTCAATATCCACAAGGTTTAGGTGCAATTATATTGATGGAGACTATCGGGATTGAACCGACGACCTCTTCACTGCCAGCGAAGCGCTCTCCCAGCTGAGCTAAGCCCCCTTAAATTTGGTACAATGATAGTATAGCAAAATTTTCGTTTGAAGACAATAGGCAGGGAGATGCGGCGATGCAACATTTTGAAAGAGAAATTACTGAACCTGTTCTTCTTTGTGATGATAAAGGGCTCCTTAACCCAGAAGCAATTGGCTTTTCCCGGCGTCCGTTAATCACAAGTAATTTAAGCAAAAACTTTATGAGAAAGAAAAAGTGGAATTCTTGGTGCGTTTTCGGAGAAGATATTCTGTTTTCCGCCACCATTACCCATCTTGATTACGCGGCGGTTTGCTTCGTGTATGTACTAAACTTTGAAACGGCACGATTTTTCGAAAAACGAATTACAATTCCCGGCGGTCGAAGAGTAAAGCTGTTCGAAGATGTACTGGATAGCATCAAATTCGTTGACGATACGATGTCCATTCAAATGATTCACCTTCAAAATGAAACCCATCTTTCCGTTTCCATACCAGATTTCGATAATGACGTCCTTCACGCTGACCTTCACATCTTTCATCCACCAGAAGATGAAACGCTGAACGTTGTCATTCCAAAAAATCGTAATATCTATCAATTTACAGCGAAGCAACACATATTACCGACGAATGGATTTGTTAAGATTGGCGAACAGCGGTATGACTTTAACGCCGACTATAGTTTTTCGGTGCTTAATTTCGGTCGCGGGATTTGGCCGCGCCATGCGAGTTGGAATTGGGCAATGGCATCCCAACGTTTAGGGGGGCGTCGCATTGGACTTAACTTCGGTGGCCAATGGACGGATGGGACCGGAATGACCGAAAATGCGATTTTTGTTGATGGTCAGATGACAAAAGTGCATGAGGATGTGCTTTTCACTTATGATGATCAGCGTTATATGAAGCCATGGAAAATCAAAACAAAATTTACGGATAATATTAATTTAACGTTTACACCTTTTTTCGAACGAATCTCCAAAACAGATGCCAAGTTATTTCGTACAGAGGTGAATCAACTAATCGGATATTTCAATGGTCACGTACGTTTACAAGACGACTCGATTCTACATATTCGTCAAATGCTCGGTTGCGCCGAAGATCATATTGCAAAATGGTAAAAGGTTCCTCCCTCTCAATCAACTCGTTTTTGTTTAGTTTCCTGAATTAGCGGTAAAAATACTAGTAAAGGGATGATTACGAAAGGGAGTGAAACGATTGAGAAAATCCAAATTCCTTATGACAACCATTTTCGCAAGTGTTTTACTAATTGTTGGTTGTGGAAATAACAATAAAAGTTCTGTTGAAAGCAGAGATGAACCAACTATATCCGCTGAGGTTGAAGACCCGGCCGGTTCACTTTTTCATGGTGCTGGCTACGGCTTGTTAGACTTTGATCTTGAGATCGACATCGATGGAAAAGACGCCATAGATATTGAGTACAAAGTAGATAAAAAGAACGATACATTCAAAGCTGAATACAAGAATAACATTGAGAACTTTGATTTAAAAGATGAAGATGCTATGAATGCCATCAATGAGTTCTTTATGGATGTTAAATTGGCTAAAGATAGACCCAAGGAACAAGTAATTAGGGAAATGCTTGAATATCTAAACATAGAGGATTATTCAAAATTTGACCTTGAAGTAACATTCGACGACAATACCACTTTTACTGTCCAAGAAAGTAATTAGCTTCATACAAAAAAGGCTACGGATTCCGTAGCCTTTTTTTGTATTAGATTTTCGAATCCAACAACATGTCGTAATAAACACCTTGGCGCTCAATCAACTCCGTTTGATTGCCTGATTCGATTAGTTCGCCTTGTTCCAGGACATATACCGTGTCCGCTTTGCGAACCGTATTCAGCCTATGCGCGATGACGAAGCTTGTTCGACCCTCCATCAACCGATCAAGCGCTTCTTGGATTTCAAGTTCAGTCACTGTGTCGATACTACTTGTCGCTTCATCAAGTAGCAAGATGGCAGGATCTGCCACAAGTGCGCGCGCGATTGACAGCAATTGTTTCTGTCCTTGCGATATCTCTCCTCCGTCGGCAGTGAGAACGGTATCGTAACCGTCTTCCAAACGACTAATAAAACTATGCGCATTCGCTTTTTTCGCCGCTTCAATAACCTCTTCGTCCGTGGCATCCAATTTCCCGTAACGTATATTTTCAAAAACAGTCGCTTCGAATAAAAATGGATCTTGCAGAACGAATGCAGTTTGACTACGAAGCGTTTGTCTCGGTAATTCGCTAATCGGGATGCCATCAATATAAATTTCACCCTTATTAACCTCGTAAAACCGTGCGAGCAATTGCATAATTGTTGTCTTCCCTGCCCCGGTTGCGCCAACCATCGCCGCTGTTTCTCCGGCTTTCACATGAAATGAAACATCCTTAATCGTATAGCCGTCTGTATCAACTGCATACCCGAATGATACATTTCTAAATTCGACGTCGCCTTTTAGAATTGTGTCTTTATGTTCCGTCGCATGATCTTCTTCAATGGGTTCATTCATAATATTAAAAACGCGTTCTGCTCCAGCAAGCGCTGATAATACAGTATTAAATTGGTTGGCCAAATCATTCAATGGCCGCGTGAACTGACGCGCCAACTCAGAGAAAATCACAATCGTCCCGATTGTAACGAGTCCATCTCCTTTTAATGCTAGTATTCCGCCAACCCCTGCAACGACTGCAAAACTAGCATTGTTAAGCATATTCATGACTTTTGGAATAAAACCCGAATAGGTCAATGCCCAAAATCCCGTGCGACGGAGACGATCACTTTTTTCTGTAAATTCTTCCATGACACGCTCTTCTTGTGAAAATGCTTTGACAATGCGTTGTCCGGAAATCGTTTCTTCTATCATTCCATTTAATGCCCCAACGGCTTGTTGCTGTTCTTTAAAAAGCTTACCTGTTCGACGTGTAATCCAACGTAGCGCGATAAACATAATTGGGATGATAATCATCGTCAATAACGTAAGCAGCGGACTTAAGTAAAGCATCAACGCAATCGTTCCCGTCAATGTAAGAATACTCGAGAACACTTGAATGAAAGATGTATTCAATGTCTGGCTAACGTTTTCTATGTCGTTTGTCATTCGGCTCATTAACTCGCCGTGTTGTCGTTTATCAAAAAATGTGACCGGCAACTTTTGCAAGTGAGAAAATAAATTTGTTCGCAGACGGTAAATCGTTTGTTGTGCAATACCGACCATCCAATAGTTTTGGAAATACATGGATGCCGATAAACCGATGTAGACTGTGATAAGAATGCCTATTTTCGCGCCGAGCCCATCAAACTGCGAAGTGACAATATGCCTGTCAATGATTTTCCCAACCATGAAAGGGCCTAAAAGCGTTAAAGCCGAGCTGACGAAAACTAGCGCTAGAACAGTCAGTAAAAGCGCACGTTGTTCATCGACGAGTTTCCAGATTTGATGAAGAACAAACTTCCAGTTACTCGCTCGTTCTCCTTTTTTTCTGCCGGGACCTTTAATATCTTCTTTCGTTAAAATCGGCTCATAACCAAAAGGTTTACGAATCGCGCGTAACATGAGTCTCCACCTCCCCTTCAGTTTGAGACTTTTCAATTCGCTGATAAAGCGCTGATTGTTTCATTAAATCCGCGTGCTTGCCGTACCCAACAACGCGACCTTCATCGAGTAGTAGAATTTTATCAGCACCTTTTGCCGTTGAAATCTTTTGTGTCACGACGAGCATTGTCGCATCTTCTTTTTCAAGTGCATCCCATAATTCCATTTCGGTTTTTACGTCCAACGCGCTCGTGCTATCGTCAAGGATTAGAATGGACGGCTTTCGAACAAGGGCCCTTGCAATGGACAAACGTTGCTTTTGCCCACCCGACAAATTCAC
This DNA window, taken from Sporosarcina sp. 6E9, encodes the following:
- a CDS encoding ABC transporter ATP-binding protein, with translation MLRAIRKPFGYEPILTKEDIKGPGRKKGERASNWKFVLHQIWKLVDEQRALLLTVLALVFVSSALTLLGPFMVGKIIDRHIVTSQFDGLGAKIGILITVYIGLSASMYFQNYWMVGIAQQTIYRLRTNLFSHLQKLPVTFFDKRQHGELMSRMTNDIENVSQTLNTSFIQVFSSILTLTGTIALMLYLSPLLTLLTMIIIPIMFIALRWITRRTGKLFKEQQQAVGALNGMIEETISGQRIVKAFSQEERVMEEFTEKSDRLRRTGFWALTYSGFIPKVMNMLNNASFAVVAGVGGILALKGDGLVTIGTIVIFSELARQFTRPLNDLANQFNTVLSALAGAERVFNIMNEPIEEDHATEHKDTILKGDVEFRNVSFGYAVDTDGYTIKDVSFHVKAGETAAMVGATGAGKTTIMQLLARFYEVNKGEIYIDGIPISELPRQTLRSQTAFVLQDPFLFEATVFENIRYGKLDATDEEVIEAAKKANAHSFISRLEDGYDTVLTADGGEISQGQKQLLSIARALVADPAILLLDEATSSIDTVTELEIQEALDRLMEGRTSFVIAHRLNTVRKADTVYVLEQGELIESGNQTELIERQGVYYDMLLDSKI
- a CDS encoding amidase domain-containing protein, whose amino-acid sequence is MYDRLAAVRYADKWWDGYNPAYPKFEVDDCTNYVSQCLRAGGAPMWGYPNRETGWWIGGGKWSLSWSTPHSLRWYLAGSKRGMTATQVGSAEELDLGDVIVYDFQNDGRYDHSTIVTAKNGLESLVNAHTYNVRHRTWDYKDSYAYRPNARYIFYKINDNFT
- a CDS encoding YusW family protein → MTTIFASVLLIVGCGNNNKSSVESRDEPTISAEVEDPAGSLFHGAGYGLLDFDLEIDIDGKDAIDIEYKVDKKNDTFKAEYKNNIENFDLKDEDAMNAINEFFMDVKLAKDRPKEQVIREMLEYLNIEDYSKFDLEVTFDDNTTFTVQESN
- a CDS encoding DegV family protein, which produces MTKKPLAWIVDSTAYVSEELQQHPDFFSVPLNIHFGEKQYVDGVDLTPEQLYGKIKNAEEFPKTSQPSAGEFSERYKEIAENYEEAIAVHVSAKMSGTLASSQGGAEIAGFPITFVDSLSLSYGLTGLIQRGMEMHENGSTVLEIKAALDNMVGKCTNFILIGKLDQLYKGGRMSAAQFYLGSLLKVKPIVQISTEGELTAIDKVRSEKRALQYLIDKVADGHRAGVNKIYLMQGNVPEQAEHLKKLIIEQVPNVEVEIGDISSVLAVHAGEGTLAVLWYEE
- a CDS encoding DUF2804 domain-containing protein, translating into MQHFEREITEPVLLCDDKGLLNPEAIGFSRRPLITSNLSKNFMRKKKWNSWCVFGEDILFSATITHLDYAAVCFVYVLNFETARFFEKRITIPGGRRVKLFEDVLDSIKFVDDTMSIQMIHLQNETHLSVSIPDFDNDVLHADLHIFHPPEDETLNVVIPKNRNIYQFTAKQHILPTNGFVKIGEQRYDFNADYSFSVLNFGRGIWPRHASWNWAMASQRLGGRRIGLNFGGQWTDGTGMTENAIFVDGQMTKVHEDVLFTYDDQRYMKPWKIKTKFTDNINLTFTPFFERISKTDAKLFRTEVNQLIGYFNGHVRLQDDSILHIRQMLGCAEDHIAKW